TCTACTGGTTTGATTTTTATGGATAAAATTTGCTTGATCGTTGCTTGATTGGCAAGGGGAACAAGCTTCGAATTGATTAGAGGTTAGGATGAGTAACGTTGGTCAGCGTGAGCGCGCTACCCAAAATCGTATCGTTCAGTTTTTTCAAACTGACTTAGGTTATCGCTATTTAGGCGATTGGCAGGATCGCGCTAATAATAAAAATATTGAAGTGGATATCCTCGTTGATTGGTTAAAAAAGCGTGGTGTCAGCGAGGCGTTGATCAATCGTGCTATTCGCCAATTGGATACGGCAGCAGCGCTGGGCGAAGGTAAAAAGCTCTATTACGCCAACAAAGAGGTTTATCGCCTGCTGCGTTACGGCGTGAAAGATAAAGAAGGTGCTGGCCATCTTAATGAAACCGTGTGGCTGATTGACTGGAAAAACCCAGAAGCAAACGATTTTGCCATTGCCGAAGAAGTCTCTATCAAGGGCGAGAACAAAAAGCGTCCAGATATTGTGTTGTATGTCAATGGTATCGCGCTTGGTGTGATTGAGCTAAAACGCTCTTCGGTGTCTGTCTCCGAAGGTATTCGCCAGAACCTCGATAATCAGAAGAAAGATTTTATTCGTAACTTTTTTACCACCATGCAATTGGTGATGGCGGGTAACGACACGCAAGGCTTGCGTTACGGCACGATTGAGACACCAGAAAAGCACTACCTTGAGTGGAAGGAGGATTGCAGCAGCCATGAGCCAAATAGAGGGCCATACGATCATAAACTCGATTTTCACCTGAGCCGCGTGTGTAACAAAGCGCGCTTGCTGCAAATTATCCATGATTTTATTGTTTTCGATGCGGGTATAAAAAAGACCTGTCGCCACAATCAATTCTTTGGTATTGAAGCGGCAAAACGCCATATCGCAAGGCGAGAAGGCGGCATTATTTGGCACACGCAAGGTTCTGGTAAAAGCCTCACTATGGTGTGGCTGGCCAAATGGATACGCGAAAATGTCAAAGACGCCCGTGTATTGATTGTGACCGATCGCACTGAGCTGGATGAGCAGATTGAAAAAGTGTTCACCGGTGTTGAGGAAGATATTTATCGCACCAAAAGCGGTGCCGATTTGGTGGCGACGCTCAATCAGCCCAACCCTTGGTTGGTTTGCTCTTTAGTCCATAAATTTGGTCGGCAGTCTGATTCGGAAAACGATACGGCGACTGATGAGTTTATTGCCGAGTTAAAGAAATCCCTACCATCGGACTTTAAAGCCAAAGGTGATTTGTTTGTGTTTGTGGACGAGTGTCACCGTACTCAATCGGGCAAGTTGCACGAGGCGATGAAATCCATCCTGCCAGAAGCCATGTTTGTCGGCTTCACCGGCACGCCCTTGATGAAGAAAGACAAGAAAAAATCGGTTGAGGTATTTGGCCCTTACATTCACACCTATAAATTTGATGAAGCCGTGGCCGATGGTGTGGTGCTCGATTTGCGCTATGAGGCGCGAGACATCGACCAAAACGTCACGTCGCAGAAAAAGGTCGATGAATGGTTTGAAGCCAAAACTCGCGGCTTATCTCGATTAGCGAAAACCCAGTTGAAACAGAAATGGGGCACCATGCAAAAGGTGCTGTCCAGTAAATCGCGTTTGCAGCAGATTGTGAATGATATCTTGCTGGATATGGACACTAAGCCACGCCTGATGGATGGCTACGGCAATGCCATGTTGGTCTGCTCTAGTGTCTATCAAGCTTGTAAAGCTTATGAAATGTTCAGCCAAACAGATTTAGCCGGTAAGGTTGCTATTGTCACCAGTTTTCAGCCGACTGCTGCAAGCATTAAAGGGGAAGAAACCGGTGAGGGTTTAACGGAAAAGCTCTTTAAGTACGATATTTACCGCAAGATGCTTGCGGATTACTTCGAGCAACCGGAAGACAAGGCCGCTAACCGAGTTGAAGAGTTTGAAAAAGAAGTTAAAAAGCAATTTATTGATGAGCCAGGACAAATGCGCTTGCTCATCGTGGTCGATAAGTTGCTGACTGGTTTCGACGCCCCTTCGGCTACCTATTTGTATATCGACAAACAGATGGCTGATCACAATCTGTTTCAGGCCATTTGCCGCGTGAACCGCTTGGATGGCGATGATAAAGAATACGGTTACATCATTGATTACAAAGATCTGTTCCGCTCGTTGGATAAAGCGATTTCTGATTATACTCAAGGCGCATTTGATGGTTATGACAAGGAAGACGTTGCAGGGCTGCTGAAAGATCGTTTAGAGCAAGCCAAGCTCGATTTGGATAATGCGCTGGAAATGGTGCGCGCCTTGTGTGAGCCGGTAAAAGCGCCACGCAATACGGAAGACTACATTTATTATTTTTGTGGTAAGTCAGGTCTGAACCAAGACGAGCTCACCGAGAAAGAAGCACTGCGTTTAACGCTTTATCAGAACGTTGCCAAACTGCTGCGTGCGTTCGCCAATATCGCCAATGAAATGCCTGATGCAGGCTATTCTGCTCAAGATGTAGACTTGATAAGAGCTGAAGTGGCTCATTTTGAAAAAGTCCGTGACGAAGTAAAACTGGCCAGTGGCGATTTGGTAGAAATGAAACGCTTTGAGCCTGCCATGCGCCATTTGTTAGATATGTATATTCGTGCGGATGACAGCGAAGTACTGATGGATTTTGAAGAGCTAGGGCTAATTGAGCTTATCGTTGAAAAAGGTGCTGATGCCGTGGAGGCTTTGCCTGAAAGTATTCGTAAAAATCAGGAAGCCATGGCCGAAACCATCGAAAATAACGTGCGTAAAACCATCGTTGATGAAAACCCGGTTAACCCTAAGTATTACGAGCAAATGTCGGTGTTATTGGATGAGCTGATTGAGCTTCGTCGCCAAAAAGCGATTGAATATCAAGAGTATCTGGAAAAAATCCGCGAGCTGTCTCGTAAGGTTATACGTCCGGAGCAGACAGCGGCTAACTATCCGCCATCGATGGACTCTAATCCAAAACGCGCGTTTTACGATAATTTTGGTCAAGATGAATTGCTGGCTACCAAAATAGATAGTGCCATTCGTTATACCAAAAAAGCCGACTGGGTGGGCGACCGTTTTAAAGAGCGCGAGATTGCCAATGCGGTGCGAGAAGAAACGACGGGGTATGATGTGGATATTCAGGGTGTAATGGAATTGGCAAAAGCGCAAAAAGAGTACCATTGATGCCTAAGGTAGAAATTGGTTCTATTGCGATGCAGTTAAATCGTAAGGCAATTAAAAACCTTCATATCAGCGTGTTGCCACCTGATGGGCGTGTGCGTGTTTCTGCTCCTGAATCTATGACAGAAACCGCAATCCGTATGGCAGTGATCAGCCGCATTCCTTGGATCAAGAAACAGCAGAGTGATTTTGCCAAACAACCTCGCCAATCTGATCGAGCAATGGTTAGCGGTGAATGTCATTACCTGTGGGGCAGGCGTTATCGTCTGAATCTTATTGAGCGTTCCGGAAAGCATGAAATCAAGCTAGGTCGTGGTCGATTGCATTTATATGTCAATCCCGCAACAACGCTTGAGAACAAGGCACTGGTACTGAGCTCATATTATCGAGATGCGCTTAAAGCACGAATCGCTGAGTTATTGCCTGTTTGGGAAGATAAGATCGGCGTTAAAGCTGCAGATTGGGGAATCAAAAAGATGAAAACCAAGTGGGGCAGCTGCAACACGCAGGCCAGGCGTATTTGGCTGAATTTAGAACTTGCTAAAAAGCCACCGGAGTGTTTGGAGTACATCCTAGTGCATGAATTGGTGCACTTGCTTGAGCGTAATCACAATGAACGCTTCAAGGGGTATATGGACAAGCTACTTCCCGATTGGCGAGAGCGCCGTGATTTGTTAAACCGAATGCCTTTAGCACATAATAATTGGATTTACTAAAGTTTGGTTTTGTTTAATGCAGGTGAACTGGGGTATTAACGGATATTACTGACCATTTCGTGGTTCTACACGAGATGGTACGAATATATGTCCATTCAGCTTTGTTAATATTAAAAATCGCACCACAACACCCCTCCCGCTACCCGTGAGATCAGCGCCCTGTGAGGGGTTACTCTTTTTTCAGGCTTCTAATTTTTGCTACCGTAATCAGTTACGGCACCAAAATTAGCTTCCATCCACACATCACTCTCCGGCCCACAAAGGTGGTGCAGCAGCGCTAGGTTGATCTGATGGCTGATCACGTTGCCGTTTCGTTTTCCGTTGTCTTTTCTCAAACCTCTCAGTAATAACCCTGTGCATGATTTGCCCATTTGCTCCGGCGAACTGGGCAGGCAAAAGGCGCGGTTTTGCCGTTTGGGGTGCAAGGTAGCGCGCTTTCCTGTTTTAGATAAAGGCGTAATGCACCAAAAAATACGGGCGTTGGCCGGTGTGTTTACGTGCAATGTTTTGGTTTGGCTCGTGCCATCCCTATATGTAGGTAACAAATGTGCTGGTAACAAAACCAAGCCGCCTTGCGCGTGGCCATCAACCTCAGGTAAAGGTAGCCAATACAGGTTTGGCCATTGCTCAGGGCTCTGCCATTTTTCTACGATCACTTGTAAGCCAATGCTATTGAGCCATTGGTGAATCGGGCAGCCAGAGTGCGCTTGTTTAACGCGTGGTAACTGATAGGTCAGCCAGCGGGTTAAACGTTCGGCTGCATTATCGCACTGGCTTAATGCTGGGTAGAGGGTAAACGCGCCATGCCCAACCAGTAAAGCGACCACCTGCTGTATCCATTCTCTATCCCAATCGTTAGCACTTGCCCATAGCACGTCACTTATCACCTTGTTGGTTCGTCATGCCGTCTATTTTCAGTCGTCGGGTGCAGACTCAGTGGTGAATTAGATGAAAGAAATGGCCATCAAACTCACCAGTCAAATCGGTTTTTTATGATGACCTGTGCGCGGCTAACTGTTTGATATACATAGTCCAATACGGTGCTGTTTGGCGGCATTTGGCTAGTGCAAAAAAATCGAGACGCCAAACGATCGTTTGCATTCTGGGTTAGAAAAAACAAACGGTTTGTACTTTGATGCCGAGGTTGGTTTAGGGTACAAAAAGTGCCAAACCTTGCTTTGAGTCAGTAATGGCAAGGCCTACTGGTTTTGGATTTCAATCGAGAAGCCAAACAGTAAATGGACTAATTTCCCTGTTTGGCGTTTCGATCCAAAAGCCAAACGGATAGTGGTTTTGGCGTATGGGGGTAAAGGCATGGGGAAGTGTGTGGCGGCTGTTGAAACTCATGGATTAGCAAATGACGCCTAGGGGGGATTGCATCAGCTGATCAAAGTAAGTAATTGGGTTGGTTGATTTAGCTTTAAGCGGGGTGTGGTATTTTGTAAGCGAGCTATTGGTAGGAAAAGCAATGGCTGAATAGTGACAAGGCGAAATGAGAACCGACGCGTACAGAAATGCAGAGGCGTCGGCCATATTGGCTTGAAGATTATGTTTAGTGACCTATTTTGTCAATCAAAGCCCCAATTGCCCCATTCCTTGGGGCAATGTAATTTCTTCTTATTCACCCTCTAATGCTCGTCATAGCAAGTGTTGCCCCGTTGCCCCGTTGCCCCAACTGCCCACGGTAAGTGAGCAAATGGGGGCTTGTTAGTTTCGCCTGATGGGCCTTTTCGGCATGCGGCTGCGTTTGCCATCGAAGAAGGCCAAGACTCTGAACCCCTCTTTTTAAAAAGAAAGGGGTGATTCTTCATACCCCAAGCTGTGCGTTGGACGTGCAGGCGGGATGAGCCCCAGTTTGCGTCCTAAACTGACAATCACGTAGAACATGAGCTTTAGCATCAGCCAAGGAGCGAGTACCACCAATGTCATCAGGCAATGCCGAGTAAGTGCGTAGCCTATACCATGAGGTTGTTCGAGTAAGGCAATGCCAATACACCAACCAAGGCCTGCCAGCATGGCTATTGGAAAGGTAATGGGGGCGAGTCGCATCATAAATTGCATGTTATATCCTTCCTACTTGAAGCTGCAGCGGTGTTGGCTGCGTTCGTTCACCCCAATCACATAGTATGTCTATGCTCATGGGGATTCATTCTCTTGCCGCCTAGCTGCAACTCCCAGTAGTTTGGCTATAGCGCCCTCCTGTGTGGTGTTGTGAAGCGGGCTCAAAGTTCACCAGTGGTTCAACCACATCAGCCACGGTTTGATGGGCAATACGGCGCTCTTCAAAGTAATCGTGGCGGTCGTAGATACCCTCAACGCCTTTTAGCTTATGGTTTAGACAGCGTTCGGCTACGTTGCCTGCAATACCCAAAGAGGCGGCAAGGCTGCGAAAGGTGCGGCGCAGATCGTGTACGGTGAAGTGTTCAAGTTTGCCCATTTTATTGGGAGGCTGTTTTTTGCGCCCTGGCTCGCGACCAAAGAGTTTAGAAATGGCGCGGTTCAGCGTATCTGGCCCCATATGTGGACGATGGCTTGCTCGTCTGGCTGGGAAAACATAAGGCGAGCCACAAGCGCGGATTTGCAACTCGTTAAACCAAGCAATGGCTTGGCGTGGTAAGGGAATGCTGATTGGGACGCCGGTTTTGCTGCGTTCTTTGGGCAGATCCCACACGCCTGTGGTTAAATCCATTTCACGCCACATGGCTTCGCACAGTTCGCTTTTGCGTACACCCAACACCAAAAACAGGCAGCAAGCGAGGTAGTTGTCGCGGCCAAAGCTATTGATATGGGTATGAAACACGCTAAAGGCGTAGTGAATTTCCTCTTTGCTAAGCATCCTGTCTTTACTGGACTCCACGCCACCGCAAAATGCTTATTGAGCAAAAAAGAGGGGGCTGCCCACCATTCTGCCCACCACTAAACAGGTAGTTGGTAACGGACATCTGCAAACCGATTTGGACGGGGAAAATAAAAAAGCCCTGTATTTACAAGCAAATAACAGGGCTTTTAAGACATTCTTGGACGGGTAACTTTCTACCCAAGAACCTATTCGATGTTTTGGATCTGTTCGCGCATCTGCTCAATCAGTACCTTGAGCTCGACACCTGAAGCGGTGATGTCGGTGGTGATCGATTTTGATGCCAGCGTGTTCGATTCTCGGTTAAACTCTTGCATCATGAAATCGAGTTTTCGGCCGCACGCTCCGCCTTTTTTCAGCACATTGCGTGCTTCTTTGACGTGGGAATCGAGGCGATCCAGCTCTTCCGCCACGTCCGATTTCTGTGCGAGGAGGATCAGCTCTTGCTCAACACGGGTCGCGTCTAGCTCAATCTTCGCTTCTTCAAATTTGCCCAGCAAGCGCTCGCGTTGCCATTGCAAAATCTCTGGCATGCGCGCACGTACCTTGACCACTTCTGCACTGATCGCTTCAAGACGTTGCTCAATCAGCGCTTTCATGTTGTCGCCTTCACGTCCG
This Vibrio navarrensis DNA region includes the following protein-coding sequences:
- a CDS encoding type I restriction endonuclease subunit R yields the protein MSNVGQRERATQNRIVQFFQTDLGYRYLGDWQDRANNKNIEVDILVDWLKKRGVSEALINRAIRQLDTAAALGEGKKLYYANKEVYRLLRYGVKDKEGAGHLNETVWLIDWKNPEANDFAIAEEVSIKGENKKRPDIVLYVNGIALGVIELKRSSVSVSEGIRQNLDNQKKDFIRNFFTTMQLVMAGNDTQGLRYGTIETPEKHYLEWKEDCSSHEPNRGPYDHKLDFHLSRVCNKARLLQIIHDFIVFDAGIKKTCRHNQFFGIEAAKRHIARREGGIIWHTQGSGKSLTMVWLAKWIRENVKDARVLIVTDRTELDEQIEKVFTGVEEDIYRTKSGADLVATLNQPNPWLVCSLVHKFGRQSDSENDTATDEFIAELKKSLPSDFKAKGDLFVFVDECHRTQSGKLHEAMKSILPEAMFVGFTGTPLMKKDKKKSVEVFGPYIHTYKFDEAVADGVVLDLRYEARDIDQNVTSQKKVDEWFEAKTRGLSRLAKTQLKQKWGTMQKVLSSKSRLQQIVNDILLDMDTKPRLMDGYGNAMLVCSSVYQACKAYEMFSQTDLAGKVAIVTSFQPTAASIKGEETGEGLTEKLFKYDIYRKMLADYFEQPEDKAANRVEEFEKEVKKQFIDEPGQMRLLIVVDKLLTGFDAPSATYLYIDKQMADHNLFQAICRVNRLDGDDKEYGYIIDYKDLFRSLDKAISDYTQGAFDGYDKEDVAGLLKDRLEQAKLDLDNALEMVRALCEPVKAPRNTEDYIYYFCGKSGLNQDELTEKEALRLTLYQNVAKLLRAFANIANEMPDAGYSAQDVDLIRAEVAHFEKVRDEVKLASGDLVEMKRFEPAMRHLLDMYIRADDSEVLMDFEELGLIELIVEKGADAVEALPESIRKNQEAMAETIENNVRKTIVDENPVNPKYYEQMSVLLDELIELRRQKAIEYQEYLEKIRELSRKVIRPEQTAANYPPSMDSNPKRAFYDNFGQDELLATKIDSAIRYTKKADWVGDRFKEREIANAVREETTGYDVDIQGVMELAKAQKEYH
- a CDS encoding M48 family metallopeptidase codes for the protein MPKVEIGSIAMQLNRKAIKNLHISVLPPDGRVRVSAPESMTETAIRMAVISRIPWIKKQQSDFAKQPRQSDRAMVSGECHYLWGRRYRLNLIERSGKHEIKLGRGRLHLYVNPATTLENKALVLSSYYRDALKARIAELLPVWEDKIGVKAADWGIKKMKTKWGSCNTQARRIWLNLELAKKPPECLEYILVHELVHLLERNHNERFKGYMDKLLPDWRERRDLLNRMPLAHNNWIY